CGAACAATCCCCAGTTTTCTGACATTGGCCATTTAGAATTTTGTTGCAAAGCGCATTAGTGTAGTGTTTATTTGGAACGTTTGGAACACCTGCAACATCATTAAACACAGATGACACTTGAGTCACTCATTAGAGAAGTTTAAAGTTTGATAGTAtaatacagtaaataaatacaatataaattaccaaacatttttgtaaaatacacatttaaatatgtatacatttataaataccAATAAACGCCATATTGAATTTAACAGATGAAAacaaggctgtgagggatagacttGCAGTCTTTACAATGGTATGTACTGTATAAAGGTCCTAGATCACATACTGTAACTTTCAAAACTATTTTATATAGATTTGTATTCTGTTTCTTTTTCTCTGAAAGATTTTGTCGGCTGGACAATTGGTATGTTCTTAAACAACCGTACAATCCATTGAACACACTATACATCCCTCAAAGCCTCATTttcattcctgtcaaaaaaagaaatatgCTACTGCACTTTTCCACAGTCTGCTATTTgttacttcttttttttccactttaacCCAGAACATTCCTAGTATTTGCTCACTAAACATCATTTATCCATCAACAAGACTTTCTAATTATCATTATTTCTCTATTTTCAAGGTTTGTCTTGTAACAATTTGCCTAAATTAGAAAGtttttgaacgttttttttCCAGCAATCCCTGGAGAGACAGAAAACGGCAGAGAAGGAGAGGCTGTTTTTGGTATATGCCAAACAGTGGTGGCAGGAGTTCTTGGAGATTCGACCCTCACACCAGTCCAAACTTGTGAAGATCTTTGCACAGGTGACCTTACTGAGCACCTTACTGGTGAATGTTGATATAAGCATATTGGTGATTTATGCTTGTGCATAACAGTTTTTAATTCAGTATTTAATACTTTTGTGTTTTCCAGGACGAAAATGGTGTGAACCGGCCTGTATGCTCATATGTACGTGTACTGCGTGCCGGAAGGTTGCTTGAGAGTCCGCGGCAGGCTGCGCGTTTCGTTAGCTTATTAGCTCAGGAGAGAGCGCCTGTGGTAGGGGGAGGAGTCAGGCAGGAGCAGTGGTGCTCTATGATGGCATTTCTGTGCAGGAACAAGGCAAGACATCCTGTTAAATGCTGATCTAAAACTAAGAAACTAAAACTCTAGAGTAAAatattagaattttttgaacatcgactaattttattgcatttattaacatgttttttgttgtcAGGGTGACTGTGAGGATCATGCCACGTTGCTGTGTAGTCTGCTGTTGGGATTTGGACTGGATGCTTATGTATGTGTGGGCACCAAAGCCAAGAACATTCCACACACCTGGGTCATGACCTGCGGTACAGACGGCTCCATCACCTTTTGGGAAAGTTTCACTGCACACAGGTaataattcatatattttaactGTTCTTACCTTCTAGATTGCCCTTAACATGGCTccagactaaaaaaaaaaaagccaaatgGCTTTTTTTAGTCTACAAATTACATAATTGCTCAGTGGTTTTGCAAATATTTGATTAGATATTTGTTAACTGAACAGGTGTCCCTAATAATAAAGTGGCCAGTGAGTGTGCATACATAGTATTtttagtatagtatttattaatattttgaattagcttttatttttatattttcatttgttattttatttttagtttgttttaattttcttatgtgctttattttgtatttattttgtaaaatatttgtttagctttaatttatttttatttcagttttaggttTATTAATTTTACTACTTAAACTTAttataaaatttctcatttctaattttttttaatctaaaatttatttatgttattttatttcagctttatttcaaataatgaaaatgttttaatatttatacttttatttaacaattacaaAACGGGTTGTGAATATGTATCTTTAATTACAAGTAACAGTTTCTGGTTCTTTCGGAATTAGGCATAAACTAATTTATGCAGTTCAGTGAGTTGTGAACTTGGTAATTAAACAAGTATGATTCAAATGGATATCAAGTTTGTGGCTGTTTTGTGAACATTTTGAGggattcattaaaaagaactGTTCATAGAAGTATATGATATCTTGCTTTAAGACAAACTTTCCTGCTTTATTTTCTGTACTAGATACCTTCACAGACCAATAGACCCAGATGCTCCTCCCATGGTCCCCCAACCAAAACCGACTCACCCTTACCGGACACTCGGCTGCGTCTTCAACCACAAGACGTTTTTTGCGAACTGTCAGCCATCAGATGCTGTGgagctgtgtgtgtttgacttCACAGACGGCTCCCGCTGGAAGGCCATGAGTGAGGAGGCGGTGAGATCTGTATGTGCACCCGGCTCCACCTCCTCTCTCCCCCCGACTCCTCCTCTCTGCTCCCCTTCTCTAGTGCCCAATGAGGCCAGCAACCAACTGGAGCTGGAGATGCGCTACCTATTAGCAGAGCATAGGAAGGTAATAAAAACACGCATGCACAAGCAACCTTTGACACAAAAGCAACTTGCGTAATGTGCGTTTCTGAATACAGTTAAAGCGAACTttaaccccaaaatgaaaattctgtcatcgtttactctcatgtcattccaaaatgacaaaaacaccagTAAACACACCTGCAAACTAGTTGCTTTTTGGTGAAATTcaccattttaaatcaaaatatgtaatttatgtgAAATTAGGGTGAAATTGCAAGCACAATAAGCTTGACAAGAATTGAAAATGGGCTACTTTCCAGGAGATTGGAGTGAGaccatagatagatagacgtcTCTTCATAGATAGACGTTTCTCCAGGTGATGCGATCTTGGTGCTCTTAGTTCACTTTAATGAAAactaccccatgatttactcaccctcaagccatcctaggcatatatgactatattctttcagacgaatacaatcagagttattttaataatcaccctgatgctaagcttaataaagtaaaataactagctttcgGCCAAATGGCCATAAGGATTCTACTTGCATCTAAAGCGTAACTTACGCAACATACTACTGGTATTACGCTACGTCATGACGTACTGCGCTACGTCCTACATTATACAGCGCGTaagtaggcatgtgacggtatcaaattttcatgttgcgattaattgatgaagcttttatcacggtatacggtattatcatgatattaaaataagttgcaaaaccatttttgtcatagtttaacaggtttaagaactctttttgtaataaaacaaaaacaactctgactgaaattttcaaacagattaaaatgcaaaagaattaggctataacgaacaacagataacactttactctatttaatgcattaactaagattgagcaatagctacatttgttacagaaggtgttattttttttttaatgttagtttagaaacaactgatcattgttagtttaatctcaggtccattaaataagttattttgatgttagtaatgttattaaaccgtaactaagaaattaatactttataagaatttttattgtcagttaagtgataatgaattaacatgttaactaatgaagctgtatgttttcaagttttactgaacaataacaaataatcagaacatttctaatcattagggcatgttgtagtccagattaaaatataaaaatgtttaggtttgaaaataaatatccttttaagacttttttaagtattcagtatttggtgctgtgatgaacaacactgagattacaaaaaaatgaatggctgtttgaagcattttaaaaacttcactagcgcagttactttgtttgcatggtttccgtggtaaccgctgcacgctgctgttccatcagcgccctctgctgtcagagagtgaacacgcactttcattcagctcgtctcagTCACTGGTTCCGCTTCttgtgcacgttgggattgtttacatctgagcgcgtgtccttttgacgcagaatacagcggtgttgtgcattttataagattgatgggtaaagtattcttaattgccttataaaaaattaataattggtaataaattattatttacggtattctgaagtgccgacgattacaatatcgtgcatattcattatcgcgatttatcgcattaccgaatatcggcacaagtctacgCGCAAGTTACTCTTTAGACATAAGTAGAATCCGTTTAGCCGGAGGCTATTTATATTACTTTATAGCGAGTTAAATACggatatttgtcttacacaaacgcatcgcttcacttcagaaggcctttattaaaggtacaatgtgtaaaatttgggaggatctattgacagaaatacaatataatatacataattatgttttcagtggtacataaagaccttacataatgaaccgttatgtttttattaccttagaattaGTCATTTCTATCACATACACCGCGGGTCCCCCTCTATGCCAAGTCGCAATTATGCTCCCAAAACGAACTTAAAAAAAAGggcttcgttttggcctgattttgttcgaaatgacgtcacatcagttcattcttcgatttcgtttgaagtatatcagggcctttaTGATAGATGGATTGTGCACTTTTTTTGAGCTTTAAACTGGTGGTTTCCGTGCAccagggtgattattaatataactctgattgtgtttgaaaGAACACCTAGGATGCCTACATGAAAATCCCTCATATTTCGGCAAAATCGCCATTTTGAGGGGGGTGAACTGCAGTTCATATTCAGTGAATTGCGAACAGGTGCGCGTGCCAGTAGGGAGCGCAAGTGCATGGAAATATTAATGCGAAGGGCCTTGCATCACCAGTGCAGACCACCATCAGAAGCTGAAAATACGCCTGGCCTCTGCGATTTACCTGACTGAATTTGGTGAGTGATGGTTtcaaaaattttaatattttctggtaTATCTAAATTAAGTTACCCAGGAGCTCTGTTGACATAGActtagctaacgttagctacaTCTTGATGAATTGAGTCATTGAACACAGCAGGAGATAACGCAAcattagctagctagctaaagCTCCGGTGGAAAATTATTAGCTAACGCTACCGTTTTTGAGGAGGTAGATTTTGAGGTGAGGGGACTGACAAGGCAGAAGGTAAAGTGGTCCACCGTTCTATCAATAAGCAGACCTGCCAACCTGTACGCAATTTGCTTAGCGGATATGCATTTTGACTTCAAAGTACCCTGGTACGATTTGTCACTCTAAACTACGCAAAAACCTGGTGACGCCTCTGTGCACGCGCAGTCCTCAAATcaagcaacagcaaaagaagaagAGTTCGACCAATCATAGCTCTAGGTTCTTCCACCAAGTAGCAAGTGGGGATGATTGACAGATGCGTAAAGCCTGTCATTAAAAAGAGACTGAAAATCGACACCAATAAAGATTCCCGCTCGATCCCCCTTCAAAATACTTAGTAAGGAGgccataataatttttgacttcatggctgaagttaagtttctccagctctccccaggttggcaaaaaaagcatctcaaaatgcatcagattgatgctttaaaatatggaatatttaaatttttcttacGGGGGACCAttcccccggacccccctagagggaTAATATCCTTCTTACCTTTTTCACCCCTGACCCGTTTTCATGCCTGAGGATGGCTTAagtgtgagtaaatcatggggtaactttcttttttaaagtgaattaatcctttaattttatgttcaatggaagaaagaaagtgaCTTTGGAAGTTTGGAGCAACATAAGTATtagtgtattattattattattatttattttttatttatttatttatttatttaaatctcaGTTTACCACAGATGTACAAGACTACTTTCTTGCAATTGAAAAACCAGCAGGAAATTATGGCTGACAGATTAGCTTTTTAACATGCTTTTGAAATTAAGTGGATATCTATCTGTAGGATCTTGGTCTGGCAACGGTCTGGGATGATCACCTGTCATACCTGCTGTCGGCAGCGTTGTCGGCATATGAACTAGAGCGCTGTACAGGTGTATCATGTGGAAACGAGGAGTTTCAGGATGCTGTGAGAAGGGCAGTGCCCGACGGACACACTTTCAAAGGCTTTCCCATTCATTTCTTGCACCGTAATGCACGCAGGGCATTCGCTACTTGCCTCAGGTACCTTAACAAACAAACTGATCTACCTTTTAAATGTCTGCTTATTAACTGATAAGCTGTTTAGACAAGTACTTTTGCAATTTCGTTTGGTGCTATTCTGCAGAAATCAAacactgcagctttaacaaagacAAGCAACTACCATCTACTAACTCGTTCTCTTATGTATCACTCAGGTCACCGTTCTGTGAAGAGATCGTTTGCTGCCGAGGGGATCATGTGCGACTGGCGGTGAGGGTTCGTGTTTTTGCTTATCCAGAGTCAGCTTGTGCTGTTTGGATCATGTTCGCTTGCAAGTACAGATCTGTGCTGTGACAGAAAGCTGCATGATCATTCACCTCAGGTTTACAGAATTCACAAGCCTCCTACATATCTGCTAGGTTTAGAGTATTATTATGAGTTTTGGAATTACATGTATGACTTGTTATATTATCTGTGCTGCTCATGTATGTTCAGTAcaacagtttgtgtgtgtgtgtgtcatctgttataaaatggtatttatggatatatttttctaaataaattttacaatacccttttttttgtcttttgcttGGTTTCTTTGTTGTGCCATTGCACTACTTAAAGGTTGTCAGATACATTATTGGTGAAacatttggaataattaaggttagttttttttctctccatgttttggaaagaagtgtcttatgttcaccaaggctgcattttcttttaaataaaaaatacagtaaaaatacaaatatagtaaaatataattctaacttaaaataactgttagaatgatttctgaaggatcatgtgacactgaagactggagtaatgatgctgaaaattcagctttgccatcacaggaataaattacattttaaaatataataaaacagttcttttagATTTTTATCTTACCTTATATTTTATCAAatccagccttggtgaacataagagacgtctttcaaaaacataaaaaaataaaataaaaaacattacgcTGAACAATTGACTGGTAgtagtgtatgtatatttttgtattttgtgcCGTCTCaaacttttaacatttttaaaaatgttgagtGGATCAGATTTAATATtgctacggaagaggattagggccaagcaataataaaaaaaaataaagccatctcgagattaaagttgttaaattttgagaaaaaatgtctagataaaatgttgagaataaactcgttaaattacgagaacaaattagttaaattgtgagaaatgtcgtcaaatttcgagaaaaaagtttattgtaatttaacgagtttattctcaacattttatcttgacttttttctcgaaatataacaactttaatctcgatggtttttatttttttattattgcttggccctaatcctcttccgtaattgcaccataaaatgtttgataatgTTTTATTAGTCTAAAATATGTATGAAACAAACTAACTTATTTCCACTCTCTTAGGGACACACGTGTatcatatttaaatgttaaaaaaatgttttattcatttatttttaatatttattttctttattattcCAAATAACAAGAgtcattcatttatatatatatatatatatatatatatatatatatatatatatatatatatatatatatatatatatatatatatatatataatataatttatttatttttttctttttaatttactgaattaaatgaaaggttgtaaatgtaaatatcaaGCCTTTTTTATAGGATACAATTGCCAAACATACAGTAGCTAAGTGAAAACGGCAGTATACAGTCATGGCTAAAAGTATTGGCAGTGACAtaaattttgtgttttgttaaGTTTGCTTCttcaatttttcatatcaggaattacatttccactagtacaAATACTGAGGATGTGAGGATACTAgttgaattcttgatatctgtaattgtattttcactagtgaaatgtcaaggctgccattcaaattcaatttttgatatcaagaattgatttcttactagttgaaatttcaattgcacatatcagaaatacaattcttactagtaaaaatcataatttttgatatcaataattaaattgttactagtaaaaatgtgaatttttgatatcaagaattaattTGGCACTAGTTCAAacgtcagttcttgatatcaacaattgaattgctactagtaaaaatattcatttttgatatctgaaaatgtatttctgatatcagtataatttcagatatctaaaatggctttcttactatagtaacaatcacattgatgatatcagaaactaacattgtcactagtgaccattaaattattgatatcaaaaattaacattgttactagtagcaattcagTTGTTCATATCAAGGATAGATATTTGCACTAGTAACAAAGTAATTAtatcaaaaattatgatttttatcgGTACGAAttttatttctgatatgtgaaattggaatttcaactagtaagaatcaattcttgatatcaacaattgaatttgaatggtgacatttaattgaaaatacaattacagatattaAGAATTGGAAttgctgatatcaagaattcatattctgagaatgaataaaattCAAAACGGCTTACCATTAGTCACGACTTTTTCCTGAAACTGTATTGTCGCAAATCTGTCATTCAGCCACGTTGGTGAATGATGTCATGCAGGTGGTGAGTAataactttaaatgaatctgttcgaattaatgctagaattttttgctataaattacagacatgtCATCTGagaactacactgtaaaaaagtcAAAAGTTGAGAAGacttaaaagtttaaggcaacAAACTTCAGCAGATTTGAGTTTTCCCAACTTGTTTTTGTAGGAGATTTTTGatttttctcaactttttgttGTATAAACAATACAagaagttgagaaaactcaaaaatctgcTGAAATTGGTTGCCTTAAACAtttaagttttctcaacttttgattttttttacagtgtaattctcatttttttctcagttattttgctttatttccagattcaatTATAAACTCATTCTTACGTACCAGGGCATGTACGCACATGCACACTCTTTAAAAACGGtgcttaaaatctcttgacaaactaaaatatgtaaatgacatttgtatatattcgaaataaaacatatacattgtacttatgtcagctttttgctcaagataaggatttattaagtccacagAAACTATTCTAACCCCAGCTCGAGAGGTGCAAACCACACAGGTTTGCAATGCAATTTGCGAATGTTCATTTGaactatggtttcgggaaacaccaaatcgttgaactatgtTAGTAACGACGGAAATTGCGATGTTAGTTGGTTAATgatgcttttgagaaacgcACCCCTGATTGGATTATAAGAGCAGACTGATTGCTATAAAAGGAAGGAAGAACTGCTTCCAGTCATTGTGTTCTTGTGTTAACAATGGTTATACCTCAAAAGAAAGACTGTCATTGAAGAAGCCATCATTGCTTTGCATCGAAATGGCATCAAATGCCAGGAAATTGCTGCAAAGAATATTACACTTGAAAGAGCCATTTACCAGATCTTCAAGAACTTCAAGAAGAGAGGTTCAACTGCAGTGAAGAAGACATCCCAGTGAGCGTGGACACTCTGAGGAGTCAGCTACGGGATCATATCCCCATAAATGCAGAGCTGTTCAATAATGGCAGTAGGACGGTGTGATAGCATCTGCACACACAGTTGAAGACTTTTGGACAACAACCTAGTGTCAAGAAGGGCAGCAAAGAAGCCACTTCTCTCCAAGACAAACATCAAGGGCGGACTTAAATTCTGCAGGAAGTACGATTGGACAGCAGAATACTGCTGCAAAGTTATCTTCTCTGATGAAGCCTCTTTCAGACTGTTTGGGACATCTGGAAAATCGGTTGTCCGCAGACAAAAAGTTGAACTACCATGAGTCATGTGTTGTGCAACAGTGAAACATCCTGAGACAATCATGAATAAACAATGATATCTAATGAATAAACAATGATATTTGGTGATGATCCATGCATCATGGAGCACCAAGTCACAAAGCAAGAGTGATAATGACATGGCTCTGAGATTATTACATTTAAGTTTTGGATCTGTGGCAAGGCAACTCTTGAGCTTAATCCCATCAAGAACCTGTGATCAATCCACAAAAGGCGATTGGACAAGCAAGAAGTCTAACAGTTCTGATTTACTCCGAGCACTAAGGTAAGAATGGATCACCATCTGTCAGGATTTGGCCCAGAAGCTGATATCCAGCATGCCAAAGCGAATTGCAGAGGTTATGAAGAAGAAGGGTCAAAACTGTAAATATTGACTCTGCATATATTGAATGTTTTGCTaataacattcttcaaaacatatGAAATACTTATTGTTTTCCAGTGTACAATAGAAATGTGAAACTGTCAGTATTTTTGGCCAAAGCTGTACAGTAGTTCAGTATATtagcaatgttttattttgaccAGGAGATGGCAACATACTCTTAAAAAAAGAATTGCACTGGATCCTATGGGAAAGAAGAACCAGTATCCTCATGCCACAGCACATTTACTGAAACTAAAGCAGAAATGCTTTATTTCAAGACTTGTGATGAGCTTGCCTTCTCTTTTCTAAGAACTCTAAGATGACCTTTGTGACTGTGTTCCTCTTTCCATTTAAGAGCCATTAGCGAATCTGCCCAAGTATTCAGAGAACCTGCACTAGACCACAAGTGCACATTATCAATTCATTATTTAGCTCTCCAAGGTCACATGATTGTCTCCTCCATAAGCTTCTAATTAACAGGTACCAGTTACCATGGCTGCCACCCAGTTCCACTTagaattgataaaaatttgtgTTTTACACAGAAACAAATATGCTTTTACTAAACAGTGGTattttgttgaaattttgaaatgtgGTCTGATGAGTCATTATAGGACTAGTTATTAGAGTTCATTCATGTTGATCAAGATAAATTTAAGGTTCAATGTTAagagaaaacaaaatacatttttgcaaatacattaaaggattagtccacttttaaataaacttttcctgataatttacttacccccatgtcatccaagatgttcatgtctttctttcttcagatgaaaagaaatttttaatgaaaagattccaggatttttctccttatagtggacttcaatgggcaccaaacagttgaaggtcaaaattagtttcattgcagcttcaaattgttcaacacgatcccagatgagaaataagggtcttatttagtgaaaccatcgctcattttctgaaaaaatttttaaaattatataagttttaacaagaaatgctcatcttgaactagcgcTCTTCTTCTCtgtttgaattccagcagtgtagatgctgctaagtttattactgccctcctcaggtcaaagtttgaactaatttttataggCAATATGTTAGTATATAACACTTAGTTCAAACTTTgtcctgtggagggcagtaatacacttagcagtgtctacactgctggaattcaaatagagaagaagagagctagttcaagtgCTAGCCAAGTTTTATGgctaaaacttatataattttcaaatttttttcagaaaatgagcgatggtttcactagataagacccttatttctcatctgggatcgtgtagaacaatttgaagctgcagtgaccttcaactgtttggtgcccattgaagtccactataaggagaataatcccggaatgttttcattattaatttattttcgtccgaagaaagaaagacatggatatcttggatgacatgggggtgagtaaattatcaggaaaagtttatttaaaagtgaactaatcctttaaatagcACAACATGCTGGTGGACTTGGGCAAATAAAACACTTGGTTAGAGATCAGAACAAGCATTCTGAAGTCCAAGTTAGCTGCTTAACCAACTGCATATAAGCATTGTAGAACGGACAATATGCATTTGCACCTGACTTTTCAACACTGAAGTAATGTGTGAGATTTCAAATTCCTTGATCACTATAGGTAAATAACTATAAGAATAACAAAATGCAGTAAACTCTACAATGATAATTGATTaaagtaatattataaataccAGTTTGCAACATTAAGCAGCATTACGTGGAGATTTTTCAGTGATTTTCTGTAAGTTAAACGGTTGCGCCAGTAGGTG
The Chanodichthys erythropterus isolate Z2021 chromosome 2, ASM2448905v1, whole genome shotgun sequence DNA segment above includes these coding regions:
- the cep76 gene encoding centrosomal protein of 76 kDa isoform X1 — its product is MSLPPEKATELKQIIHDHLIKMDIHGKIRDVLAETVRGDGHHGQRSLSEEDFIHALQRRGIVDDVMKDLNFTNVQDVSHTEADTVNKSATRFVDKNITQLKTTNISPLRRYLYLQVLAGKAFLEHLQEPEPLPGQVCSTFTLHLHFRNQRFRSKPVPCACEPDLQEGFLLEVHRDGPGDASKMADATTMLSICDPVHMVLIKTDTSGDTTLVSSYFLDWRTVLSSPNGKNGVSVELLGVGSECKVPAGVLNLKLELYPPLTETLSPEVITTQQSLERQKTAEKERLFLVYAKQWWQEFLEIRPSHQSKLVKIFAQDENGVNRPVCSYVRVLRAGRLLESPRQAARFVSLLAQERAPVVGGGVRQEQWCSMMAFLCRNKGDCEDHATLLCSLLLGFGLDAYVCVGTKAKNIPHTWVMTCGTDGSITFWESFTAHRYLHRPIDPDAPPMVPQPKPTHPYRTLGCVFNHKTFFANCQPSDAVELCVFDFTDGSRWKAMSEEAVRSVCAPGSTSSLPPTPPLCSPSLVPNEASNQLELEMRYLLAEHRKDLGLATVWDDHLSYLLSAALSAYELERCTGVSCGNEEFQDAVRRAVPDGHTFKGFPIHFLHRNARRAFATCLRSPFCEEIVCCRGDHVRLAVRVRVFAYPESACAVWIMFACKYRSVL
- the cep76 gene encoding centrosomal protein of 76 kDa isoform X2, which encodes MSLPPEKATELKQIIHDHLIKMDIHGKIRDVLAETVRGDGHHGQRSLSEEDFIHALQRRGIVDDVMKDLNFTNVDVSHTEADTVNKSATRFVDKNITQLKTTNISPLRRYLYLQVLAGKAFLEHLQEPEPLPGQVCSTFTLHLHFRNQRFRSKPVPCACEPDLQEGFLLEVHRDGPGDASKMADATTMLSICDPVHMVLIKTDTSGDTTLVSSYFLDWRTVLSSPNGKNGVSVELLGVGSECKVPAGVLNLKLELYPPLTETLSPEVITTQQSLERQKTAEKERLFLVYAKQWWQEFLEIRPSHQSKLVKIFAQDENGVNRPVCSYVRVLRAGRLLESPRQAARFVSLLAQERAPVVGGGVRQEQWCSMMAFLCRNKGDCEDHATLLCSLLLGFGLDAYVCVGTKAKNIPHTWVMTCGTDGSITFWESFTAHRYLHRPIDPDAPPMVPQPKPTHPYRTLGCVFNHKTFFANCQPSDAVELCVFDFTDGSRWKAMSEEAVRSVCAPGSTSSLPPTPPLCSPSLVPNEASNQLELEMRYLLAEHRKDLGLATVWDDHLSYLLSAALSAYELERCTGVSCGNEEFQDAVRRAVPDGHTFKGFPIHFLHRNARRAFATCLRSPFCEEIVCCRGDHVRLAVRVRVFAYPESACAVWIMFACKYRSVL